Proteins found in one Deltaproteobacteria bacterium IMCC39524 genomic segment:
- a CDS encoding sensor domain-containing diguanylate cyclase yields the protein MKEADGSKLVAQVQGLKGILNVAQIVVSSLDLDEVLQNILHSAMSVMDMPAGSVALYDANNYQLELHAHAGLSDKFVALDRWRVKPGGLTYKILERGEVFIVDDTASTDFFTNPLAIEEGIRSLIAVPLKIHKRTIGVLYLDDFKPREFDNEKLELLSVLSSFATMSIDHARLHARTLQLACTDGLTGLYNHRQFKKTFIEEVARANRYSKPLAVILLDVDDFKKFNDTYGHPNGDIVLQEMAIMLKELLRDCDSLFRYGGEEFVTLLPETPLAEAVKVAERIRIFVETESPRFLTGITKTHGITVSVGVAALPDHGADTKALLQKVDDLMYQAKKDGKNKVYCDLK from the coding sequence ATGAAAGAGGCTGATGGTAGTAAACTGGTTGCCCAGGTTCAGGGGCTTAAGGGGATTCTGAACGTAGCCCAGATCGTTGTCTCCTCGTTGGACCTTGATGAAGTGCTACAGAATATTCTCCATAGCGCCATGTCGGTGATGGATATGCCTGCTGGTTCTGTCGCCTTGTATGATGCAAATAATTACCAGCTTGAGTTGCATGCACATGCCGGGCTCAGCGACAAGTTTGTCGCTCTTGATCGTTGGCGAGTCAAGCCGGGGGGGTTGACCTACAAGATCCTGGAACGTGGCGAGGTGTTCATTGTTGATGATACGGCGAGCACGGATTTCTTCACAAATCCTCTGGCCATAGAGGAAGGAATTCGCTCTCTGATCGCTGTCCCGCTTAAAATCCACAAGAGGACCATAGGAGTCCTTTACCTGGATGATTTCAAACCGCGGGAATTTGATAACGAGAAATTGGAGCTTTTATCTGTACTCTCTTCTTTTGCCACCATGAGCATCGATCACGCCCGTTTGCACGCGCGAACCCTTCAGCTTGCCTGTACCGATGGATTGACGGGTCTTTACAACCATAGGCAATTCAAAAAAACATTTATCGAAGAGGTGGCTCGCGCCAACCGTTATTCCAAGCCCTTGGCCGTTATCCTCCTTGATGTCGATGACTTTAAGAAGTTTAATGACACCTATGGTCACCCGAACGGCGATATTGTTCTTCAGGAGATGGCTATCATGCTCAAAGAGCTGTTGCGAGACTGCGATTCTCTCTTCAGGTATGGTGGAGAGGAATTCGTGACCCTGTTGCCTGAAACACCTCTGGCTGAAGCCGTCAAGGTAGCTGAGCGTATCCGAATCTTTGTTGAGACAGAATCCCCACGTTTTCTGACCGGGATAACCAAAACCCATGGGATTACTGTGAGCGTCGGTGTTGCTGCACTTCCTGACCATGGTGCGGATACAAAGGCTTTGTTGCAAAAAGTGGATGATCTGATGTACCAGGCCAAGAAGGACGGCAAGAACAAGGTTTATTGTGATCTTAAATAG